The following are encoded together in the Chlorocebus sabaeus isolate Y175 chromosome 12, mChlSab1.0.hap1, whole genome shotgun sequence genome:
- the LHX3 gene encoding LIM/homeobox protein Lhx3 isoform X2, translated as MEARGELGPARESAGGDLLLALLARRADLRREIPLCAGCDQHILDRFILKALDRHWHSKCLKCSDCHTPLAERCFSRGESVYCKDDFFKRFGTKCAACQLGIPPTQVVRRAQDFVYHLHCFACVVCKRQLATGDEFYLMEDSRLVCKADYETAKQREAEATAKRPRTTITAKQLETLKSAYNTSPKPARHVREQLSSETGLDMRVVQVWFQNRRAKEKRLKKDAGRQRWGQYFRNMKRSRGGSKSDKDSVQEGQDSDAEVSFPDEPSLAEMGPANGLYGSLGEPTPALGRPSGALGNFALEHGGLAGPEQYRELHPGSPYGVPPSPAAPQNLPGPQPLLSSLVYPDTSLGLVPSGAPGGPPPMRVLAGNGPSSDLSTGSSGGYPDFPASPASWLDEVDHAQF; from the exons ATGGAGGCGCGCGGGGAGCTGGGCCCGGCCCGGGAGTCGGCGGGCGGCGACCTGCTGCTAGCGCTACTGGCGCGGAGGGCGGACCTGCGCCGAG AGATTCCGCTATGCGCCGGCTGTGACCAGCACATCCTGGACCGATTCATCCTCAAGGCTCTGGACCGCCACTGGCACAGCAAGTGCCTCAAATGCAGCGACTGCCACACGCCACTGGCTGAGCGCTGCTTCAGCCGAGGGGAGAGTGTCTACTGCAAGGATGACTTTTTCAA GCGCTTCGGGACCAAGTGCGCCGCGTGCCAGCTGGGCATCCCGCCCACGCAGGTGGTGCGCCGCGCCCAGGACTTCGTGTACCACCTGCACTGCTTTGCCTGCGTCGTGTGCAAGCGGCAGCTGGCCACGGGTGACGAGTTCTACCTCATGGAGGACAGCCGGCTGGTGTGTAAGGCGGACTACGAAACTGCCAAGCAGCGAG AGGCCGAGGCCACGGCCAAGCGGCCGCGCACGACCATCACCGCCAAGCAGCTGGAGACGCTGAAGAGCGCCTACAACACCTCGCCCAAGCCGGCGCGCCACGTGCGCGAGCAGCTCTCGTCCGAGACGGGCCTGGACATGCGCGTGGTGCAG gTTTGGTTCCAGAACCGCCGGGCCAAGGAGAAGAGGCTGAAGAAGGACGCCGGCCGGCAGCGCTGGGGACAGTATTTCCGCAACATGAAGCGCTCTCGCGGCGGCTCCAAGTCGGATAAGGACAGCGTTCAGGAGGGGCAGGACAGCGACGCCGAGGTCTCCTTCCCCG ATGAGCCTTCTTTGGCGGAAATGGGCCCAGCCAACGGCCTCTACGGGAGCTTGGGGGAACCCACACCCGCCTTGGGCCGGCCGTCGGGAGCCCTGGGCAACTTCGCACTGGAGCATGGAGGCCTGGCAGGCCCAGAGCAGTACCGAGAACTGCATCCGGGCAGCCCCTACGGTGTCCCCCCATCCCCCGCCGCCCCGCAGAACCTCCCTGgcccccagcctctcctctccagccTGGTGTACCCAGACACCAGCTTGGGCCTTGTGCCCTCGGGAGCCCCCGGCGGGCCCCCACCCATGAGGGTGCTGGCAGGGAACGGACCCAGTTCCGACCTATCCACGGGGAGCAGCGGGGGTTACCCTGACTTCCCTGCCAGCCCCGCCTCCTGGCTGGACGAGGTGGACCACGCTCAGTTCTGA
- the LHX3 gene encoding LIM/homeobox protein Lhx3 isoform X4 has protein sequence MQQIPLCAGCDQHILDRFILKALDRHWHSKCLKCSDCHTPLAERCFSRGESVYCKDDFFKRFGTKCAACQLGIPPTQVVRRAQDFVYHLHCFACVVCKRQLATGDEFYLMEDSRLVCKADYETAKQREAEATAKRPRTTITAKQLETLKSAYNTSPKPARHVREQLSSETGLDMRVVQVWFQNRRAKEKRLKKDAGRQRWGQYFRNMKRSRGGSKSDKDSVQEGQDSDAEVSFPDEPSLAEMGPANGLYGSLGEPTPALGRPSGALGNFALEHGGLAGPEQYRELHPGSPYGVPPSPAAPQNLPGPQPLLSSLVYPDTSLGLVPSGAPGGPPPMRVLAGNGPSSDLSTGSSGGYPDFPASPASWLDEVDHAQF, from the exons ATGCAGC AGATTCCGCTATGCGCCGGCTGTGACCAGCACATCCTGGACCGATTCATCCTCAAGGCTCTGGACCGCCACTGGCACAGCAAGTGCCTCAAATGCAGCGACTGCCACACGCCACTGGCTGAGCGCTGCTTCAGCCGAGGGGAGAGTGTCTACTGCAAGGATGACTTTTTCAA GCGCTTCGGGACCAAGTGCGCCGCGTGCCAGCTGGGCATCCCGCCCACGCAGGTGGTGCGCCGCGCCCAGGACTTCGTGTACCACCTGCACTGCTTTGCCTGCGTCGTGTGCAAGCGGCAGCTGGCCACGGGTGACGAGTTCTACCTCATGGAGGACAGCCGGCTGGTGTGTAAGGCGGACTACGAAACTGCCAAGCAGCGAG AGGCCGAGGCCACGGCCAAGCGGCCGCGCACGACCATCACCGCCAAGCAGCTGGAGACGCTGAAGAGCGCCTACAACACCTCGCCCAAGCCGGCGCGCCACGTGCGCGAGCAGCTCTCGTCCGAGACGGGCCTGGACATGCGCGTGGTGCAG gTTTGGTTCCAGAACCGCCGGGCCAAGGAGAAGAGGCTGAAGAAGGACGCCGGCCGGCAGCGCTGGGGACAGTATTTCCGCAACATGAAGCGCTCTCGCGGCGGCTCCAAGTCGGATAAGGACAGCGTTCAGGAGGGGCAGGACAGCGACGCCGAGGTCTCCTTCCCCG ATGAGCCTTCTTTGGCGGAAATGGGCCCAGCCAACGGCCTCTACGGGAGCTTGGGGGAACCCACACCCGCCTTGGGCCGGCCGTCGGGAGCCCTGGGCAACTTCGCACTGGAGCATGGAGGCCTGGCAGGCCCAGAGCAGTACCGAGAACTGCATCCGGGCAGCCCCTACGGTGTCCCCCCATCCCCCGCCGCCCCGCAGAACCTCCCTGgcccccagcctctcctctccagccTGGTGTACCCAGACACCAGCTTGGGCCTTGTGCCCTCGGGAGCCCCCGGCGGGCCCCCACCCATGAGGGTGCTGGCAGGGAACGGACCCAGTTCCGACCTATCCACGGGGAGCAGCGGGGGTTACCCTGACTTCCCTGCCAGCCCCGCCTCCTGGCTGGACGAGGTGGACCACGCTCAGTTCTGA
- the LHX3 gene encoding LIM/homeobox protein Lhx3 isoform X3 yields MLLETGLERDRERPGAAAVCTLGGTQEIPLCAGCDQHILDRFILKALDRHWHSKCLKCSDCHTPLAERCFSRGESVYCKDDFFKRFGTKCAACQLGIPPTQVVRRAQDFVYHLHCFACVVCKRQLATGDEFYLMEDSRLVCKADYETAKQREAEATAKRPRTTITAKQLETLKSAYNTSPKPARHVREQLSSETGLDMRVVQVWFQNRRAKEKRLKKDAGRQRWGQYFRNMKRSRGGSKSDKDSVQEGQDSDAEVSFPDEPSLAEMGPANGLYGSLGEPTPALGRPSGALGNFALEHGGLAGPEQYRELHPGSPYGVPPSPAAPQNLPGPQPLLSSLVYPDTSLGLVPSGAPGGPPPMRVLAGNGPSSDLSTGSSGGYPDFPASPASWLDEVDHAQF; encoded by the exons ATGCTGCTGGAAACGGGGCTCGAGCGCGACCGAGAGAGGCCTGGGGCCGCCGCCGTCTGCACCTTGGGCGGGACTCAGG AGATTCCGCTATGCGCCGGCTGTGACCAGCACATCCTGGACCGATTCATCCTCAAGGCTCTGGACCGCCACTGGCACAGCAAGTGCCTCAAATGCAGCGACTGCCACACGCCACTGGCTGAGCGCTGCTTCAGCCGAGGGGAGAGTGTCTACTGCAAGGATGACTTTTTCAA GCGCTTCGGGACCAAGTGCGCCGCGTGCCAGCTGGGCATCCCGCCCACGCAGGTGGTGCGCCGCGCCCAGGACTTCGTGTACCACCTGCACTGCTTTGCCTGCGTCGTGTGCAAGCGGCAGCTGGCCACGGGTGACGAGTTCTACCTCATGGAGGACAGCCGGCTGGTGTGTAAGGCGGACTACGAAACTGCCAAGCAGCGAG AGGCCGAGGCCACGGCCAAGCGGCCGCGCACGACCATCACCGCCAAGCAGCTGGAGACGCTGAAGAGCGCCTACAACACCTCGCCCAAGCCGGCGCGCCACGTGCGCGAGCAGCTCTCGTCCGAGACGGGCCTGGACATGCGCGTGGTGCAG gTTTGGTTCCAGAACCGCCGGGCCAAGGAGAAGAGGCTGAAGAAGGACGCCGGCCGGCAGCGCTGGGGACAGTATTTCCGCAACATGAAGCGCTCTCGCGGCGGCTCCAAGTCGGATAAGGACAGCGTTCAGGAGGGGCAGGACAGCGACGCCGAGGTCTCCTTCCCCG ATGAGCCTTCTTTGGCGGAAATGGGCCCAGCCAACGGCCTCTACGGGAGCTTGGGGGAACCCACACCCGCCTTGGGCCGGCCGTCGGGAGCCCTGGGCAACTTCGCACTGGAGCATGGAGGCCTGGCAGGCCCAGAGCAGTACCGAGAACTGCATCCGGGCAGCCCCTACGGTGTCCCCCCATCCCCCGCCGCCCCGCAGAACCTCCCTGgcccccagcctctcctctccagccTGGTGTACCCAGACACCAGCTTGGGCCTTGTGCCCTCGGGAGCCCCCGGCGGGCCCCCACCCATGAGGGTGCTGGCAGGGAACGGACCCAGTTCCGACCTATCCACGGGGAGCAGCGGGGGTTACCCTGACTTCCCTGCCAGCCCCGCCTCCTGGCTGGACGAGGTGGACCACGCTCAGTTCTGA
- the LHX3 gene encoding LIM/homeobox protein Lhx3 isoform X1, producing the protein MEARGELGPARESAGGDLLLALLARRADLRREIPLCAGCDQHILDRFILKALDRHWHSKCLKCSDCHTPLAERCFSRGESVYCKDDFFKWCAAPRTSCTTCTALPASCASGSWPRVTSSTSWRTAGWCVRRTTKLPSSEVSRGDDAPTFSEAEATAKRPRTTITAKQLETLKSAYNTSPKPARHVREQLSSETGLDMRVVQVWFQNRRAKEKRLKKDAGRQRWGQYFRNMKRSRGGSKSDKDSVQEGQDSDAEVSFPDEPSLAEMGPANGLYGSLGEPTPALGRPSGALGNFALEHGGLAGPEQYRELHPGSPYGVPPSPAAPQNLPGPQPLLSSLVYPDTSLGLVPSGAPGGPPPMRVLAGNGPSSDLSTGSSGGYPDFPASPASWLDEVDHAQF; encoded by the exons ATGGAGGCGCGCGGGGAGCTGGGCCCGGCCCGGGAGTCGGCGGGCGGCGACCTGCTGCTAGCGCTACTGGCGCGGAGGGCGGACCTGCGCCGAG AGATTCCGCTATGCGCCGGCTGTGACCAGCACATCCTGGACCGATTCATCCTCAAGGCTCTGGACCGCCACTGGCACAGCAAGTGCCTCAAATGCAGCGACTGCCACACGCCACTGGCTGAGCGCTGCTTCAGCCGAGGGGAGAGTGTCTACTGCAAGGATGACTTTTTCAA GTGGTGCGCCGCGCCCAGGACTTCGTGTACCACCTGCACTGCTTTGCCTGCGTCGTGTGCAAGCGGCAGCTGGCCACGGGTGACGAGTTCTACCTCATGGAGGACAGCCGGCTGGTGTGTAAGGCGGACTACGAAACTGCCAAGCAGCGAGGTCAGCCGAGGGGACGACGCTCCCACCTTTTCTG AGGCCGAGGCCACGGCCAAGCGGCCGCGCACGACCATCACCGCCAAGCAGCTGGAGACGCTGAAGAGCGCCTACAACACCTCGCCCAAGCCGGCGCGCCACGTGCGCGAGCAGCTCTCGTCCGAGACGGGCCTGGACATGCGCGTGGTGCAG gTTTGGTTCCAGAACCGCCGGGCCAAGGAGAAGAGGCTGAAGAAGGACGCCGGCCGGCAGCGCTGGGGACAGTATTTCCGCAACATGAAGCGCTCTCGCGGCGGCTCCAAGTCGGATAAGGACAGCGTTCAGGAGGGGCAGGACAGCGACGCCGAGGTCTCCTTCCCCG ATGAGCCTTCTTTGGCGGAAATGGGCCCAGCCAACGGCCTCTACGGGAGCTTGGGGGAACCCACACCCGCCTTGGGCCGGCCGTCGGGAGCCCTGGGCAACTTCGCACTGGAGCATGGAGGCCTGGCAGGCCCAGAGCAGTACCGAGAACTGCATCCGGGCAGCCCCTACGGTGTCCCCCCATCCCCCGCCGCCCCGCAGAACCTCCCTGgcccccagcctctcctctccagccTGGTGTACCCAGACACCAGCTTGGGCCTTGTGCCCTCGGGAGCCCCCGGCGGGCCCCCACCCATGAGGGTGCTGGCAGGGAACGGACCCAGTTCCGACCTATCCACGGGGAGCAGCGGGGGTTACCCTGACTTCCCTGCCAGCCCCGCCTCCTGGCTGGACGAGGTGGACCACGCTCAGTTCTGA
- the LHX3 gene encoding LIM/homeobox protein Lhx3 isoform X5: protein MTFSSASGPSAPRASWASRPRRWCAAPRTSCTTCTALPASCASGSWPRVTSSTSWRTAGWCVRRTTKLPSSEVSRGDDAPTFSEAEATAKRPRTTITAKQLETLKSAYNTSPKPARHVREQLSSETGLDMRVVQVWFQNRRAKEKRLKKDAGRQRWGQYFRNMKRSRGGSKSDKDSVQEGQDSDAEVSFPDEPSLAEMGPANGLYGSLGEPTPALGRPSGALGNFALEHGGLAGPEQYRELHPGSPYGVPPSPAAPQNLPGPQPLLSSLVYPDTSLGLVPSGAPGGPPPMRVLAGNGPSSDLSTGSSGGYPDFPASPASWLDEVDHAQF, encoded by the exons ATGACTTTTTCAA GCGCTTCGGGACCAAGTGCGCCGCGTGCCAGCTGGGCATCCCGCCCACGCAGGTGGTGCGCCGCGCCCAGGACTTCGTGTACCACCTGCACTGCTTTGCCTGCGTCGTGTGCAAGCGGCAGCTGGCCACGGGTGACGAGTTCTACCTCATGGAGGACAGCCGGCTGGTGTGTAAGGCGGACTACGAAACTGCCAAGCAGCGAGGTCAGCCGAGGGGACGACGCTCCCACCTTTTCTG AGGCCGAGGCCACGGCCAAGCGGCCGCGCACGACCATCACCGCCAAGCAGCTGGAGACGCTGAAGAGCGCCTACAACACCTCGCCCAAGCCGGCGCGCCACGTGCGCGAGCAGCTCTCGTCCGAGACGGGCCTGGACATGCGCGTGGTGCAG gTTTGGTTCCAGAACCGCCGGGCCAAGGAGAAGAGGCTGAAGAAGGACGCCGGCCGGCAGCGCTGGGGACAGTATTTCCGCAACATGAAGCGCTCTCGCGGCGGCTCCAAGTCGGATAAGGACAGCGTTCAGGAGGGGCAGGACAGCGACGCCGAGGTCTCCTTCCCCG ATGAGCCTTCTTTGGCGGAAATGGGCCCAGCCAACGGCCTCTACGGGAGCTTGGGGGAACCCACACCCGCCTTGGGCCGGCCGTCGGGAGCCCTGGGCAACTTCGCACTGGAGCATGGAGGCCTGGCAGGCCCAGAGCAGTACCGAGAACTGCATCCGGGCAGCCCCTACGGTGTCCCCCCATCCCCCGCCGCCCCGCAGAACCTCCCTGgcccccagcctctcctctccagccTGGTGTACCCAGACACCAGCTTGGGCCTTGTGCCCTCGGGAGCCCCCGGCGGGCCCCCACCCATGAGGGTGCTGGCAGGGAACGGACCCAGTTCCGACCTATCCACGGGGAGCAGCGGGGGTTACCCTGACTTCCCTGCCAGCCCCGCCTCCTGGCTGGACGAGGTGGACCACGCTCAGTTCTGA